A region from the Sorex araneus isolate mSorAra2 chromosome 6, mSorAra2.pri, whole genome shotgun sequence genome encodes:
- the FGF4 gene encoding fibroblast growth factor 4 has translation MAGPGAAAAAALLPAVVLAVLAPWAGRGGAAAAPTAPNGTLEAELERRWESLVARSLARLPAAAQPQEAAVQSGAGDYLLGLKRLRRLYCNVGIGFHLQVLPDGRIGGVHADTSDSLLELSPVERGVVSIFGVSSRFFVAMNNRGKLYGSPFFTDECKFKEILLPNNYNAYESHRHPGMFVALSKNGKTKKGNRVSPTMKVTHFLPRL, from the exons ATGGCGGGGcccggagcggcggcggcggcggcgctgctCCCGGCCGTGGTGCTGGCCGTGCTGGCGCCCTGGGCCGGCCGAgggggcgccgccgccgcgcccacCGCACCCAACGGCACGCTGGAGGCCGAGCTGGAGCGCCGCTGGGAGAGCCTGGTGGCGCGCTCACTCGCGCGCCTGCCGGCGGCCGCGCAGCCCCAGGAGGCGGCCGTGCAGAGCGGCGCCGGCGACTACCTGCTGGGCCTCAAGCGGCTGCGGCGTCTCTACTGCAACGTGGGCATCGGCTTCCACCTCCAGGTGCTCCCCGACGGCCGCATCGGCGGCGTGCACGCGGACACGAGCGACA GTCTGCTGGAATTGTCGCCCGTGGAGAGGGGCGTCGTGAGCATCTTTGGGGTGTCCAGCCGGTTTTTCGTGGCTATGAACAACCGCGGCAAATTGTACGGCTCG CCCTTCTTCACCGACGAGTGCAAGTTCAAGGAGATCCTGCTCCCCAACAACTACAACGCCTATGAGAGCCACCGGCACCCCGGCATGTTCGTCGCGCTCAGCAAGAACGGCAAGACGAAGAAGGGGAACCGGGTGTCCCCCACCATGAAGGTCACCCACTTCCTCCCCAGGCTGTGA